A genomic region of Nostoc sp. UHCC 0702 contains the following coding sequences:
- a CDS encoding M48 family metalloprotease: MPSHAESSLEAGLIALKQGNYQTAIAHLEPVANSQDNETATLQAQVGLVMAYARLGQIPKAIALCQSLTTSQNSQVKEWAQRALTHLTTRKKHNRQSTNSETGFVAFENSRSNNPQVTQTPPKKPQKTKLTAVSPRNSTAVPPPGFQKTFIEKPATPPNGFLGAGYKQIKEFGIYWRQAKRAKVWQPLRKPSLIPLRLLAAGTFIALFWVLREILKFAMELINFTLVKLPYLEPLQLFYSDTTQLLLIVLFVLVAVSPWLLDWLLASYGQRELSKDVLNNHSRETGRVLHRYCQQRHWPIPQLRILPIAAPMALTYGNLPHTARIVVSQGLLEQLTDDEIATIYAAELGHIAHWDFVVMSLVLVVTLPIYRLYQQVSGWGDKANQILRTPFTIVASLFYVIWCLLTGTALWLSRLRLYYSDRLATEITGNPNALTRALLKIAIGIAGDVQKAEQTSWQLESLNILMPVGYQQSLSLGSVAGHLTFESVLMWDHLNPYRHWLAINNTHPLIGDRIQRLCQIAQHWHIDTELHLASQQSLSQQSLKVTRQSFLLQIAPFLGIPLGFVFAGLIWLLWQTAFTLKFLNLKWIYEDWSFVTGCLLIGFSIGMVIRMNSFFPEIKTSSLQTDDLLPNLLANPSTIPIDSVKVHLVGKLLGRRGTSNCLAQDLILQSSTGLVKLHHISWLGQPVNFQDLIGRQITVTGWFRRGATPWIDIQTLQTQSGKKLHSPHPIWSTVLAVAAQAWGAYIFLTG, from the coding sequence ATGCCTTCACATGCCGAATCGTCTTTGGAGGCTGGTTTAATTGCCCTCAAGCAAGGAAATTACCAAACAGCGATCGCTCACTTAGAACCTGTGGCAAATAGCCAGGACAATGAAACTGCTACCTTGCAAGCCCAGGTTGGCTTAGTCATGGCTTATGCACGCCTTGGCCAAATCCCTAAGGCGATCGCTTTGTGTCAAAGTCTCACAACAAGCCAAAATTCACAAGTCAAAGAGTGGGCGCAACGCGCCCTCACACACTTAACAACACGCAAAAAACATAATAGACAATCAACAAATTCTGAAACTGGATTTGTGGCCTTTGAGAATTCACGCTCAAATAACCCGCAAGTTACTCAGACACCACCCAAGAAACCACAAAAAACAAAACTAACAGCCGTCAGTCCCAGAAATTCCACTGCTGTGCCACCTCCTGGTTTTCAAAAAACATTTATAGAAAAACCTGCCACACCACCTAATGGTTTCTTGGGTGCTGGCTACAAACAAATCAAAGAATTTGGCATTTATTGGCGGCAAGCAAAACGCGCTAAGGTATGGCAGCCTTTGCGTAAGCCCAGCTTAATACCATTGCGGTTACTGGCAGCAGGCACTTTTATTGCTCTATTTTGGGTGCTGCGGGAAATACTCAAGTTTGCAATGGAATTGATTAATTTTACTTTAGTCAAACTACCATACTTGGAGCCATTGCAGCTTTTCTACAGCGATACTACTCAACTTTTACTGATAGTTTTGTTCGTCTTGGTTGCAGTTTCGCCCTGGTTACTAGATTGGCTGTTAGCATCTTATGGGCAGCGAGAGTTATCCAAAGATGTCTTGAATAACCACAGCCGTGAGACTGGGCGGGTGTTACATCGCTATTGCCAACAACGTCACTGGCCAATACCTCAGCTGCGTATTCTACCAATAGCAGCACCAATGGCTTTGACCTATGGAAATTTACCTCATACTGCCCGAATTGTGGTCAGTCAGGGGTTGTTAGAACAACTAACAGATGATGAAATTGCGACAATTTACGCTGCCGAACTGGGGCATATTGCCCACTGGGATTTTGTGGTGATGTCTTTGGTATTGGTGGTGACGCTACCAATATACAGACTATATCAGCAAGTGTCGGGGTGGGGAGATAAAGCCAATCAAATTTTGCGGACGCCATTTACTATTGTTGCCAGCCTGTTTTATGTCATTTGGTGTTTATTAACTGGTACCGCTTTGTGGTTGTCGCGGTTGCGGCTTTATTATAGCGATCGCTTGGCAACCGAAATTACTGGTAATCCCAATGCTTTAACTCGCGCTTTACTCAAAATAGCCATTGGTATTGCTGGTGATGTGCAAAAAGCAGAACAAACCAGTTGGCAGTTGGAAAGCTTAAATATCCTCATGCCAGTAGGTTATCAGCAAAGTCTGTCTTTGGGTAGTGTTGCCGGACATCTGACCTTTGAATCTGTTTTGATGTGGGATCATCTCAACCCCTATCGCCATTGGTTGGCAATCAACAATACCCATCCTTTAATTGGCGATCGCATCCAACGCCTTTGTCAAATAGCCCAGCACTGGCATATAGACACCGAACTACATCTGGCTAGCCAGCAATCTTTAAGCCAACAGTCTTTAAAGGTAACGCGTCAGTCCTTCTTATTACAAATAGCTCCTTTTTTGGGCATTCCTTTAGGTTTTGTGTTTGCAGGTCTGATTTGGCTGTTATGGCAAACTGCTTTCACACTCAAGTTTTTAAATTTGAAGTGGATATATGAAGATTGGTCATTCGTCACAGGTTGCCTACTCATTGGCTTTAGCATCGGTATGGTGATCCGGATGAACTCTTTTTTTCCAGAGATTAAAACTAGCAGCCTACAAACTGATGATCTCTTACCCAACCTATTAGCTAATCCATCTACCATTCCCATCGACAGTGTTAAAGTACATCTTGTCGGCAAGCTATTAGGCCGTCGGGGTACCAGCAATTGCCTAGCGCAAGACTTAATCCTACAGTCAAGTACAGGTTTAGTAAAATTGCACCACATTTCCTGGTTAGGGCAGCCAGTCAATTTCCAAGATTTAATCGGTCGGCAGATTACAGTTACAGGCTGGTTCCGCCGAGGGGCAACACCTTGGATTGACATTCAAACCTTGCAAACTCAAAGTGGTAAAAAACTTCATAGCCCTCACCCCATCTGGTCTACTGTTTTGGCAGTTGCAGCACAAGCTTGGGGTGCATACATTTTTCTCACGGGTTAG
- a CDS encoding peptide chain release factor 3: MSIELESELNKAVELRRNFAIISHPDAGKTTLTEKLLLYGGAIHEAGAVKARRAQRKATSDWMAMEQQRGISITSTVLQFEYQNCQINLLDTPGHQDFSEDTYRTLAAADNAVMLIDAAKGLEPQTRKLFEVCKLRGLPIFTFVNKLDRPGREPLELLDEIEQELGLQTYAVNWPIGMGDRFKGVFDRDQQQIHLFERSAHGSREARDTIVNLGDAQIEELLEQELYYQLKNDLELLEGVGPELDLQLVHQGKMTPVFFGSAMTNFGVELFLKYFLGYALKPGSHNSSVGEVPPTYPDFSGFVFKLQANMDPKHRDRVAFVRVCTGKFEKDMTVNHARTGKVVRLSRPQKLFAQERESIDEAYPGDVIGLNNPGVFAIGDTIYTGQKLEYEGIPYFSPELFATLRNPNPSKFKQFQKGISELREEGAVQIMYSIDEAKRDPILAAVGQLQFEVVQFRLQNEYGVETILELLPYSVARWVEGGWEALNKVGRIFNTTTVKDSMGRPVLLFRNEWNCQQLQGDHPELELSAIAPVFSAQKPVEE; encoded by the coding sequence ATGTCAATTGAACTTGAGTCAGAACTTAATAAAGCTGTGGAACTTCGCCGTAACTTTGCGATTATTTCCCACCCTGATGCTGGTAAAACGACACTTACAGAAAAGCTACTGCTATACGGGGGTGCGATTCACGAAGCTGGGGCGGTAAAGGCACGCAGGGCACAGCGTAAGGCTACCTCAGACTGGATGGCAATGGAACAACAACGGGGAATTTCCATTACCTCCACGGTGTTGCAATTTGAATACCAAAATTGCCAGATAAATTTATTAGACACACCAGGACACCAAGATTTTAGCGAAGATACTTATCGTACTTTAGCGGCTGCCGATAATGCGGTGATGCTGATCGATGCAGCTAAAGGTTTGGAACCTCAAACCAGAAAGTTATTTGAAGTTTGTAAGCTGCGTGGGTTGCCCATTTTTACATTCGTGAATAAACTCGACCGTCCGGGAAGAGAACCTCTGGAACTGTTGGATGAAATTGAGCAAGAATTAGGCTTGCAAACCTATGCAGTCAACTGGCCGATTGGTATGGGCGATCGCTTTAAAGGCGTTTTTGATAGAGATCAGCAACAAATTCACTTATTTGAACGCAGCGCCCACGGTAGCCGGGAAGCCCGCGATACAATCGTCAATTTGGGTGATGCCCAAATTGAAGAACTGCTGGAACAAGAATTATATTATCAACTGAAAAATGATTTAGAACTTTTAGAAGGAGTCGGGCCGGAACTCGATTTGCAATTGGTACATCAAGGAAAAATGACACCAGTTTTCTTTGGTAGCGCCATGACCAACTTTGGGGTAGAGTTATTCCTCAAGTATTTCCTGGGCTATGCCCTAAAACCCGGTTCTCATAACAGCAGTGTTGGCGAAGTTCCCCCCACCTACCCCGATTTTTCTGGTTTTGTTTTCAAACTGCAAGCGAATATGGATCCCAAACACCGCGATCGCGTGGCTTTTGTCCGGGTCTGCACTGGTAAGTTTGAAAAAGATATGACAGTGAATCACGCCCGGACTGGCAAAGTTGTCCGCTTATCTCGTCCACAAAAACTTTTTGCTCAAGAACGGGAATCCATTGATGAAGCTTATCCGGGTGATGTGATCGGTTTGAACAATCCAGGAGTTTTTGCGATCGGCGATACAATTTACACTGGTCAAAAGCTGGAATATGAAGGGATTCCGTATTTTTCCCCAGAACTGTTTGCGACTTTGAGAAACCCCAACCCTTCCAAGTTTAAGCAATTTCAGAAAGGCATTTCGGAATTGCGCGAAGAAGGTGCAGTACAAATTATGTACTCAATTGATGAAGCCAAACGCGATCCAATTCTCGCGGCTGTAGGTCAGCTGCAATTTGAAGTGGTGCAGTTTCGTCTACAAAACGAGTACGGTGTAGAAACCATATTAGAATTATTGCCCTACAGCGTAGCCCGTTGGGTTGAAGGTGGTTGGGAAGCTTTGAACAAGGTGGGACGTATATTTAACACTACCACAGTCAAAGACAGCATGGGACGCCCAGTTTTGCTATTCCGCAATGAGTGGAATTGCCAACAGTTACAGGGAGATCATCCAGAGTTAGAGTTAAGTGCCATCGCCCCGGTATTTTCCGCTCAAAAACCAGTGGAAGAATAA
- a CDS encoding DUF4870 domain-containing protein has protein sequence MYDTDKRKLLSALSHAAIFFSTLFVSVGLPIALLFVTDDRIVKENAKESINFHLNVWIYGTIITILIWLTLGLLFPLAGLGYLLHWGLTTWAIASVLLNPDQPFRYPFIFRVL, from the coding sequence ATGTACGACACAGACAAGCGCAAGCTGCTATCTGCTTTGTCTCATGCAGCGATTTTTTTCAGCACCCTATTTGTTTCTGTAGGTTTACCTATTGCTCTGTTGTTTGTAACAGACGATCGAATTGTGAAAGAAAATGCCAAAGAATCGATTAACTTTCACTTGAATGTGTGGATTTATGGAACAATTATTACAATTTTAATTTGGTTAACCCTTGGTTTGCTGTTTCCCTTAGCTGGTCTAGGATATCTGCTACACTGGGGACTAACAACTTGGGCAATAGCTTCCGTACTCCTCAATCCCGATCAACCTTTTCGTTATCCCTTCATTTTTCGAGTTTTGTAG